Part of the Verrucomicrobiia bacterium genome, CCCGAATACAAAATCAAAGTCTTCGAGGAAACAGGCGACGTCGATTTCGGCTACGAAATCCCGAACATCTCCCGCTTCCGTGCGAATTTCTTCAACCAAAAAAACGGAATCGCTGCGGTGTTCCGCCAGATTCCCAGCAAGGTCCTTTCCTTTGAGGATTTTGAAAAATTCGACGCGCCGCTTCCTCCGGTCTTGAAAAAGTTTTCCATGCTGAACCGAGGATTGGTTGTCGTGACGGGCCCCACGGGTTCCGGCAAATCGACGACCCTCGCCGCCATGGTGGATTACGCGAACAAGAATCGCCGCGACCACATCATCACGGTTGAGGATCCCATCGAGTTCGTCCACGAGAGCAAGAACTCCCTCGTGAATCATCGCGAGGTGGGAGTCCACACCAAGTCGTTCGCAGCCGCCTTGCGCGGAGCCCTGCGCGAAGATCCCGATATCGTACTCGTCGGCGAGTTGCGCGACCTCGAAACGATCGAGCTGGCCCTTGTCGCCGCGAGCACGGGTCACCTTGTTTTCGGAACCCTGCACACGCCCAGCGCGGCGAAAACGGTTGACCGTATCATTGACGTCTTTCCCGCCGAGCAGCAGAACAAGGTGCGCGCCACGTTGTCCGAGGCTTTGAAGGGTGTTGTCGCCCAGAACCTGTTCAAGCGCATCGACAAAAAAGGCCGCGTTGCCGCCCTTGAAATCCTCGTGTTCACCACGGC contains:
- a CDS encoding type IV pilus twitching motility protein PilT, translating into MAKIDAFFNLMFEQKASDLHLSSGNSPMLRINGELQRVDFPPLESDALKTILYEIAPEYKIKVFEETGDVDFGYEIPNISRFRANFFNQKNGIAAVFRQIPSKVLSFEDFEKFDAPLPPVLKKFSMLNRGLVVVTGPTGSGKSTTLAAMVDYANKNRRDHIITVEDPIEFVHESKNSLVNHREVGVHTKSFAAALRGALREDPDIVLVGELRDLETIELALVAASTGHLVFGTLHTPSAAKTVDRIIDVFPAEQQNKVRATLSEALKGVVAQNLFKRIDKKGRVAALEILVFTTAIANLVREGKTHQIPGMIQVGKKLGNQPLDDAIMEHLRMKRISPEEAYDKAIDKKKFRGFLATPPEDEDV